From Alteromonas sp. RKMC-009, one genomic window encodes:
- the glnL gene encoding nitrogen regulation protein NR(II) has product MQATEFETNHLLNNLNTALVMVNERLQIVYANHAGEALFETGVKQLSGHKLSDFFAPNAINDARLRAAIRRGEDFTENDLRLCFKDGRCVLSDLTVTNLNTDDGPKLMFEVRRIDQQRRISRENQQNAQHDAARELIRGLAHEIKNPLGGIRGAAQLLEKELTNPDHNEFTQMIIEQSDRLRNLVDRLLGPNALPRLEWSNLHQALEKVRSLMRVDSDNPITIIRDYDPSIPDLKVDQDMIQQSVLNILRNSVQALTEAKTPSPQIRLVTRIDRQMTILGKRHSLVAKIQIIDNGPGIPAAIRDTLFYPMVSSKQNGSGLGLSIAQTLINHHGGKIEVDSHPGHTEFTLYLPVPRKESDNE; this is encoded by the coding sequence ATGCAAGCCACCGAGTTTGAAACAAACCATTTATTGAACAACCTGAACACAGCGTTGGTAATGGTCAACGAGCGGTTGCAAATCGTTTATGCCAATCACGCAGGGGAAGCGTTGTTCGAGACTGGGGTGAAGCAGCTCTCCGGACACAAGCTATCGGACTTTTTTGCGCCGAACGCCATCAATGATGCCCGTTTGCGGGCGGCCATTCGTCGTGGCGAAGACTTTACTGAAAACGATTTACGTCTGTGCTTCAAAGACGGGCGTTGTGTATTGTCTGATCTCACGGTCACTAACCTGAATACCGATGACGGCCCTAAACTGATGTTTGAGGTGCGCCGTATCGATCAGCAACGCCGCATCTCCAGAGAAAATCAACAAAATGCTCAGCACGATGCCGCCAGAGAACTGATCCGCGGCCTCGCCCATGAAATTAAAAATCCCTTAGGGGGAATTCGCGGTGCCGCCCAGTTGCTGGAAAAAGAGCTGACAAATCCCGACCATAATGAATTCACGCAGATGATCATCGAGCAATCAGACCGGCTGCGAAACCTGGTTGACCGTTTGCTCGGGCCCAACGCGCTGCCAAGGCTTGAGTGGAGTAATCTCCATCAGGCGCTTGAGAAAGTGCGCAGCCTGATGAGGGTCGACTCAGATAACCCAATCACTATCATCCGCGATTACGACCCGAGTATTCCGGATCTGAAAGTAGACCAGGACATGATTCAGCAATCGGTGCTGAACATTTTAAGAAACAGTGTTCAAGCGCTCACAGAAGCGAAAACACCGTCACCGCAAATACGGCTTGTTACCCGTATAGACAGACAAATGACCATTTTGGGTAAGCGGCACTCTCTGGTGGCCAAAATCCAGATCATTGATAACGGACCGGGTATTCCCGCCGCAATCAGAGACACCCTTTTCTATCCCATGGTCAGCAGCAAGCAAAACGGAAGCGGGCTGGGCCTGTCTATTGCACAAACATTAATAAATCACCACGGCGGAAAAATTGAGGTAGACAGCCATCCGGGCCACACCGAATTTACGCTATATCTCCCTGTCCCCAGAAAGGAGTCGGATAATGAATAA
- the glnG gene encoding nitrogen regulation protein NR(I), with amino-acid sequence MNNESVWIVDDDSSIRWVLQKALQAANIGCLSFENPEDLLLQLQSGQRPEVIVSDIRMPQMDGMTLLGEVHNTDPLIPVIIMTAHSDLDSAVNAYQSGAFEYLPKPFDIDEAVTLVQRALAHAREQSRQNQVPQDEAVTEIIGEAPAMQEVFRAIGRLSRSSISVLINGQSGTGKELVAHALHRHSPRAANPFIALNMAAIPADLVESELFGHEKGAFTGAQTARQGRFEQANGGTLFLDEIGDMPLDVQTRLLRVLADGQFYRVGGHQSVTVDVRIIAATHQNLEKRVAEGKFREDLFHRLNVIRIHIPSLAERREDIPLLARHFLRRAAKELDVETKSLSKDAEKLMTRLPWPGNVRQLENVCRWLTVMASGQEVLPGDLPPEIHSEGTIEKSGGTATGDWPELLARWTDSQLREGHYNILNDAMLTFEKIMLERALSYTHGHKQDAAKRLGWGRNTLTRKLKELDVNG; translated from the coding sequence ATGAATAATGAATCCGTATGGATTGTAGATGACGACAGCTCAATCCGCTGGGTTCTGCAAAAGGCATTACAGGCAGCCAATATCGGATGTTTGAGTTTTGAGAATCCTGAAGATCTTTTACTGCAATTACAAAGTGGCCAGCGCCCTGAGGTTATCGTGTCAGATATCCGTATGCCTCAGATGGACGGCATGACACTGCTGGGGGAAGTACATAATACTGACCCGCTCATTCCGGTCATCATCATGACCGCGCATTCTGATTTAGACAGCGCAGTAAATGCCTACCAGAGTGGTGCGTTTGAATACCTGCCAAAACCCTTTGATATCGACGAAGCCGTTACGCTGGTGCAGCGGGCGCTGGCCCATGCACGGGAACAGAGCCGGCAAAATCAGGTGCCTCAGGATGAAGCGGTTACTGAAATTATCGGTGAAGCGCCGGCTATGCAGGAAGTTTTCCGCGCCATCGGCCGGTTGTCCCGCTCCTCCATCAGCGTGCTGATTAATGGTCAGTCCGGTACAGGTAAAGAGCTGGTTGCTCATGCCCTGCACCGTCACAGCCCACGGGCGGCCAATCCGTTCATTGCACTGAATATGGCAGCCATTCCGGCAGACCTGGTGGAATCGGAACTCTTCGGTCACGAAAAAGGGGCGTTTACCGGCGCACAAACTGCCCGTCAGGGCCGTTTTGAGCAGGCAAACGGCGGTACCCTTTTCCTTGATGAAATTGGTGATATGCCGCTGGACGTTCAGACCCGTTTGTTACGGGTACTGGCTGACGGACAATTTTATCGCGTCGGCGGACATCAGTCGGTGACTGTTGATGTACGGATCATCGCTGCAACCCACCAGAATCTGGAAAAACGGGTGGCAGAAGGTAAGTTCCGTGAGGATTTATTTCACCGCCTGAACGTTATCCGTATCCACATTCCGTCGCTGGCAGAGCGCCGTGAAGATATTCCTCTGCTGGCAAGACACTTCCTGCGCCGTGCTGCGAAGGAACTGGATGTGGAAACCAAGTCGCTGAGTAAAGATGCAGAGAAGCTGATGACCCGCCTGCCCTGGCCTGGTAACGTACGTCAGCTGGAGAACGTGTGCCGCTGGCTTACCGTTATGGCGAGCGGACAGGAAGTTTTACCCGGCGATCTGCCGCCGGAAATCCACTCAGAGGGCACTATCGAGAAAAGCGGCGGTACCGCTACCGGCGACTGGCCTGAATTACTGGCAAGATGGACCGACAGTCAGCTTCGTGAAGGACACTACAATATCCTGAATGACGCCATGCTCACGTTTGAGAAAATCATGCTGGAACGTGCACTCAGTTACACTCATGGCCACAAACAGGATGCCGCCAAGCGTCTTGGCTGGGGTCGGAACACGCTGACCCGCAAGCTTAAAGAGCTGGATGTGAACGGCTGA
- a CDS encoding HD domain-containing phosphohydrolase, which translates to MQTFTPEELEEDILSDLMEEINELYESSEQTLIELELRPEDNELQRSLFRSIHTIKGDLGLVNFSPMIPLLQHVEDLLDFLRKGQINYTSTMSDLVLLTMDRVKSFVQDVMNAGCAEYDGNLHEQLVLAITRITPDNHADHDKLLADAVLLLNPDLDIDTGEYAGTEDKAVAEGEKPPAKPPQTVANTGILKGLSAEKRADMLFFRDLMQTIEHRSNYWAGRGDRIAKLALYINHEAGSPIDDDQLSVACYVHDFGMAFMPLHLLNKTDPYTDAEFNLMRSHVYKSSRLLEHLDQWDHARKIVMQHHERVDGSGYPLGLKEDDICDGAKLLAILDTYDAMTHSRAHNQDSRMSKKQAVIELNRAAKGQFSMKWVRHFNQAMTSLLTKNP; encoded by the coding sequence ATGCAGACGTTTACACCGGAAGAACTTGAAGAAGATATCCTCAGTGACCTGATGGAGGAAATCAACGAACTTTATGAATCCAGCGAACAAACCCTCATAGAGCTGGAATTGCGTCCGGAAGATAATGAACTGCAACGCAGCCTGTTCCGTTCTATCCACACCATCAAAGGTGACCTGGGGCTGGTTAATTTCAGTCCGATGATCCCTTTGCTTCAGCACGTTGAAGATTTGCTGGATTTTCTGCGTAAAGGGCAGATTAACTACACCAGTACCATGAGTGACCTGGTGTTGCTGACCATGGACAGGGTGAAAAGCTTTGTTCAGGATGTGATGAATGCCGGTTGTGCTGAATACGACGGCAATCTTCATGAACAGCTGGTGCTGGCGATCACGCGGATCACGCCGGACAACCATGCTGATCATGACAAACTGCTGGCTGATGCGGTATTGCTGCTAAATCCGGATCTGGACATTGATACCGGTGAATATGCCGGTACAGAGGATAAGGCTGTAGCGGAAGGCGAAAAGCCACCTGCAAAACCCCCGCAGACGGTAGCGAATACCGGAATACTGAAAGGTTTGAGTGCCGAAAAACGGGCCGATATGCTGTTTTTCCGTGACCTTATGCAAACCATCGAACACCGTTCTAATTACTGGGCCGGGCGTGGCGACCGGATTGCAAAGCTGGCGTTATACATCAATCATGAAGCAGGCAGTCCCATCGATGACGATCAGTTGTCTGTTGCCTGTTACGTGCACGATTTTGGTATGGCGTTCATGCCGTTGCACCTGCTTAACAAAACAGACCCGTACACTGACGCCGAGTTTAATCTCATGCGTTCTCACGTGTACAAAAGCTCCCGATTACTGGAGCATCTCGATCAGTGGGATCACGCCCGAAAAATTGTGATGCAGCACCATGAAAGGGTAGATGGCAGTGGCTATCCGCTGGGCCTGAAAGAAGATGATATTTGTGACGGTGCTAAACTGCTGGCCATTCTCGATACCTACGATGCCATGACCCACTCACGGGCACATAATCAGGACTCGCGGATGTCTAAAAAGCAGGCGGTCATTGAACTGAACCGGGCTGCCAAAGGGCAGTTCAGCATGAAATGGGTGCGGCATTTTAATCAGGCCATGACGAGCCTGCTGACGAAGAATCCGTAA
- a CDS encoding 1-acylglycerol-3-phosphate O-acyltransferase, translating to MLAILRVIALFFAFILINIVVLVVCVLRPFHKNNVHFAGNAYAQMSRIMGLKIIVRKSDAVKEDTPYVLIANHQSSYDIITICKAALPGVVTIGKKSLKWIPVFGQIYWLSGNIMIDRKNSGKARDTLKIAGKKIREKGTSVWVFPEGTRSYGRGLLPFKSGAFWLAQAVKVPVVMVTASDLHEKVKWNRWNNGVVLIDIDAPVELTREHSPKGWTEHFHKAMEEKFARLNEEVAQIESAKR from the coding sequence GTGTTAGCAATTCTTCGCGTAATCGCGCTCTTTTTCGCATTCATTCTGATAAACATCGTTGTTTTAGTGGTTTGCGTGCTTCGCCCTTTTCACAAGAATAATGTTCATTTCGCCGGCAACGCTTATGCGCAGATGTCCCGGATTATGGGGCTTAAAATCATTGTCCGGAAAAGTGATGCGGTGAAGGAAGACACCCCGTACGTGTTAATCGCCAATCACCAGAGCAGTTACGACATCATCACCATTTGTAAGGCGGCTCTGCCCGGCGTGGTGACTATCGGTAAGAAGAGCCTGAAGTGGATCCCCGTATTCGGACAGATTTACTGGTTATCGGGCAACATTATGATTGACCGGAAGAACAGCGGTAAAGCGCGGGATACGTTAAAAATCGCTGGTAAGAAAATCCGCGAAAAAGGGACATCCGTGTGGGTATTTCCGGAAGGCACACGAAGCTACGGCAGAGGTTTACTGCCCTTTAAATCCGGCGCATTCTGGCTGGCTCAGGCTGTTAAAGTACCGGTTGTCATGGTTACTGCCAGCGATTTACACGAAAAAGTAAAGTGGAACCGCTGGAACAACGGTGTGGTGCTTATCGATATTGATGCGCCGGTAGAGCTTACCCGCGAGCATTCCCCGAAAGGCTGGACGGAACATTTCCATAAAGCCATGGAAGAGAAGTTCGCCCGTCTTAACGAAGAAGTGGCACAAATTGAATCTGCAAAGAGATAG
- the rraB gene encoding ribonuclease E inhibitor RraB, whose protein sequence is MNQFDEREEWYAFNQETIEALLEDGSQADAVYTIEHHLASNDFDKLEKAAVDAFKAGFEVSDAEELVLDDGGTIFCFDAIVERELEQEALDKDTDALLKIADKCDVHYDGWGTYFMPRDEEADEDDEDYDD, encoded by the coding sequence ATGAATCAGTTTGATGAACGGGAAGAATGGTACGCGTTTAACCAGGAAACCATAGAGGCACTGCTGGAAGACGGCAGTCAGGCGGATGCGGTGTACACCATTGAGCATCACCTTGCTTCCAATGATTTCGATAAACTGGAAAAAGCAGCCGTAGATGCGTTCAAAGCCGGTTTCGAAGTGTCTGATGCAGAGGAGTTGGTATTAGACGACGGCGGTACTATTTTCTGTTTTGACGCGATTGTTGAGCGTGAGCTGGAACAGGAAGCGCTGGACAAAGACACAGATGCGCTGCTGAAAATTGCTGATAAGTGCGATGTGCACTACGACGGCTGGGGCACTTATTTTATGCCCCGCGACGAAGAAGCAGACGAAGACGATGAGGATTACGACGACTGA
- the bla gene encoding subclass B1 metallo-beta-lactamase has protein sequence MVRFVKLTALLVWGLSAFALHGEEIPEQKAMQLLPLSDDVWLHLSYKEVDGFGLVESNGVIILSEQGSIIIDTPWTEQDTAELLNWAAARGMPVTTSFSSHSHEDRTAGIGLLNSKGIDTHASKMTNAILEEQGKPLAKQEITGTTYALAEGVEVFYPGPGHAPDNSVVWLAGANILVGGCLIRSAETDSLGYTGDASPEEWGPSVQKVLARYPEAKIVLPGHGLPGTRALLHHTISLTEGGN, from the coding sequence ATGGTGCGGTTCGTTAAACTGACGGCGTTGCTGGTGTGGGGATTGTCTGCTTTCGCCCTGCACGGGGAAGAAATACCGGAGCAAAAGGCAATGCAGTTGTTACCTTTGTCGGATGATGTGTGGCTGCATCTGTCATACAAGGAGGTAGACGGATTCGGGCTGGTGGAGTCCAACGGCGTGATTATTCTGTCTGAACAGGGCAGCATTATTATCGATACGCCGTGGACGGAGCAGGATACCGCGGAGCTACTGAACTGGGCCGCAGCACGTGGTATGCCTGTAACAACGTCGTTTTCCAGTCACTCCCATGAAGACCGTACCGCGGGCATTGGTTTGCTGAACAGCAAAGGCATAGATACACATGCGTCGAAAATGACTAATGCTATTCTTGAGGAGCAGGGCAAGCCACTGGCAAAACAGGAAATTACCGGTACAACCTATGCTCTGGCAGAAGGTGTTGAAGTGTTCTACCCGGGCCCTGGACATGCGCCGGATAACAGTGTGGTCTGGCTGGCCGGAGCAAACATTCTGGTGGGCGGATGTCTTATCCGCAGCGCAGAAACGGATAGTTTAGGTTATACCGGTGATGCCAGTCCGGAAGAGTGGGGGCCGTCAGTGCAGAAGGTATTAGCCAGATACCCTGAGGCGAAAATCGTGTTGCCGGGCCACGGACTGCCGGGAACCCGGGCGTTGCTGCACCATACTATCTCATTGACAGAAGGTGGTAACTGA
- a CDS encoding choice-of-anchor H family protein, whose product MMMLKQTLKPLFVLMGITALQAPALAETTERTTEAREFQFGEAYTPKDGDFIRNDTLASVTKATKSSKKRAAVNAVVNTDFWIYDAWTERFNDADYDGYATTVSVSFDADTVYAEVPVYAVLYLGDADNFYPAHESSVFYIYGESTSDEFVIETDLITGYRPFDYDIMIELYDAQTNELLAVADHTSDADLSYVPLESQDYDRVIVEQETVVEVREHGGALHWPFLAGLLGMGIWRTVSRRPRR is encoded by the coding sequence ATGATGATGCTGAAACAAACATTGAAACCGTTATTTGTTCTGATGGGCATTACCGCTCTGCAAGCGCCGGCACTGGCAGAAACAACGGAACGGACCACTGAAGCCAGAGAGTTTCAGTTCGGTGAAGCGTACACCCCGAAAGACGGCGACTTTATCAGAAACGACACACTGGCCAGCGTTACCAAAGCCACAAAAAGCAGTAAAAAGCGGGCAGCTGTGAATGCCGTTGTGAATACCGACTTCTGGATTTACGATGCATGGACTGAGCGCTTCAACGACGCCGATTATGACGGTTATGCCACGACGGTGTCTGTAAGCTTTGATGCTGATACTGTCTATGCCGAAGTACCGGTTTATGCCGTCCTTTACCTGGGTGATGCTGACAATTTCTACCCGGCACACGAATCATCCGTGTTTTACATTTACGGAGAAAGTACCAGCGATGAATTTGTGATAGAAACTGACCTTATCACCGGCTACCGTCCATTCGACTATGACATCATGATTGAGCTGTACGACGCGCAGACAAACGAACTGTTGGCTGTTGCCGATCATACCAGCGATGCAGACTTGTCTTATGTGCCCCTTGAAAGTCAGGATTACGACCGGGTCATTGTTGAACAGGAAACCGTGGTGGAAGTAAGAGAACACGGCGGAGCCCTGCACTGGCCTTTCCTTGCCGGCCTTCTGGGCATGGGGATATGGAGAACAGTATCACGCCGCCCACGCAGATAG
- a CDS encoding ABC transporter substrate-binding protein, with translation MDKQKKLLTRRRVLKGSLAGWLTAGMVPFAIGKEKPLVRVLGTHVTLQEALRQQAMEDLGIRLQFAPGGSATVLQKATMNPQGFDLYEQWSNSINVLWRANAIQPIDKRRIGNWDEINDLTKTGKVSPEAKIGAGDAPHKIINVQADGSLGEKHTDEISFLPYVHNVDSFGYLENALPADMNSADESWGWLLDSRLSGKVGIVNDPTIGLFDLALAAKAKGFMEFEDIGAMTRAELDSLFLLLIELKQLQHFNGFWTSVPESVQYMRTKRVTIESMFSPAVSDLNGQDIPVRFAAPREGYRGWHGVMCLSAATQGRVKDAAYEYMNWWLSGWPGAFIARQGYYISNPQRSKPYLSEAEWNYWYRGLPASEPLRGPDGKMSVNRGQQRSGGSYEDRFGHVAVWNTVMPTYEYSLQKWYEFITS, from the coding sequence ATGGACAAACAAAAAAAACTGCTGACAAGAAGACGAGTGCTGAAAGGCTCTCTGGCAGGCTGGCTGACCGCCGGCATGGTCCCCTTTGCCATTGGCAAAGAGAAACCTCTGGTAAGAGTGCTTGGCACCCATGTAACCTTGCAGGAAGCCTTGAGACAGCAGGCGATGGAAGACTTAGGGATCCGGCTGCAGTTCGCTCCCGGCGGCAGTGCAACGGTACTTCAGAAAGCCACCATGAATCCGCAGGGCTTTGATTTATATGAGCAATGGTCAAACAGCATCAATGTGCTCTGGCGGGCCAATGCCATTCAACCCATCGATAAACGCCGTATTGGTAACTGGGACGAAATTAACGATCTGACAAAGACCGGCAAGGTCTCTCCCGAAGCGAAAATCGGTGCCGGTGATGCTCCCCACAAAATAATAAACGTTCAGGCCGACGGCTCGCTGGGAGAAAAGCACACGGATGAAATCAGCTTCCTCCCGTACGTGCACAATGTTGATTCCTTTGGCTATCTGGAAAACGCGTTACCGGCCGATATGAACAGTGCAGATGAGAGTTGGGGCTGGCTGCTGGATTCCAGACTCAGCGGAAAAGTGGGTATCGTGAATGACCCGACTATCGGGTTATTTGATTTAGCCCTGGCGGCAAAAGCGAAAGGCTTCATGGAATTTGAAGACATCGGCGCCATGACGCGGGCAGAATTAGACAGCCTGTTCCTGTTACTGATTGAGCTTAAACAGCTGCAGCATTTCAATGGCTTCTGGACCTCCGTACCGGAATCGGTGCAATACATGCGTACGAAGCGGGTCACCATTGAAAGTATGTTCTCCCCTGCTGTGTCTGATTTGAATGGTCAGGATATTCCCGTTCGCTTTGCGGCTCCCCGTGAAGGTTACCGCGGCTGGCACGGCGTGATGTGTCTTTCTGCTGCCACGCAGGGCCGGGTGAAAGATGCTGCCTATGAATACATGAACTGGTGGTTGTCCGGCTGGCCCGGTGCTTTCATTGCCCGTCAGGGGTATTACATTTCAAACCCGCAACGTTCAAAGCCTTATTTAAGTGAAGCTGAATGGAACTACTGGTACAGAGGTTTACCAGCTTCAGAACCGCTCAGAGGGCCGGATGGAAAAATGTCTGTCAATCGCGGACAGCAACGCTCCGGCGGCAGTTACGAAGATCGTTTCGGCCATGTTGCCGTTTGGAATACCGTTATGCCGACTTATGAATATAGTCTGCAGAAATGGTATGAATTCATTACTTCTTAG
- a CDS encoding ATP-binding protein, which translates to MFHSIRIQLLTVLIIMIGLILVQGFLGRANEQVLTEGMNNTRQAVIDVGIVGELERDVVDLQRNVLIFRETASPSAVTRFERLMISITDKLEALETSSISSTYEYTEDDILERMRTHLVSYKENFHAVVDDRHRRDQLIDSGSLVVVRQIESLLQEVAEKREMPAAKIDQLKMHVTEAENAALRYLVSPAQQNISEFNASLAPVYSLLESESSANEVAIREHIQRLEERFLRLTQITQSNMFLVNVVMAGSANEFLYLSRELADRVNARTNLINRNAQNAAIGARLNGEIYSVIAIILAFAFAIFTVRRVLSPIRSITSVFNQLADGKQVDVLPDLDRKDEIGKLAKAASVFKDKNEQTRSLLKNAQQLNVQQEALNKELAESKKKAEQATASKSIFLANMSHEIRTPLNGIIGLLELAHQQPMSAMLKDYLDKASYSSQILVSVINDILDFSKIEAGKLELENVSFSLHSILDNLLAVVSLRAQEKNLSVHLEVDPKLPPRIVGDPLRLSQILMNICTNAVKFTQQGAINVTIKGMVNQQGDKVVLRIEVEDTGIGMTQSQVDRIFQPFTQADGSTNRKFGGSGLGLTIVKQLTELMAGKLKVTSMPNHGSTFVITLPMKIQSGQKGILADLPQLPLGSCYYSDKPLLPAAYIELLNLRSARQPLAMVKNDVGVPPAVLVEIATYAEFKSLLPQLSLIERQSIPVGIVMETQTGQLQEKILSQWKGPVLLHPFTPAQYRRFVFRLAGIEDFEQSTEVPDESTMLEGHILLVEDNNINQVVTGEMLSSLGLTFDIAEDGLQAVTKINNAPVYDLVLMDVQMPVMDGYEATRKIRQKGLSELPIIGLSANAMKEDAQQAMRHGMTDYLTKPLKRAALASMLKRFLQAESGGQSARNNSQHK; encoded by the coding sequence ATGTTTCATTCTATCCGTATTCAACTGCTCACTGTTCTGATCATCATGATCGGACTGATCCTTGTGCAGGGTTTTCTCGGCCGTGCCAACGAGCAGGTTTTAACCGAAGGCATGAATAATACCCGCCAGGCGGTGATTGATGTGGGCATCGTAGGTGAACTGGAAAGAGATGTGGTGGATCTTCAGCGCAACGTACTGATTTTCCGTGAAACCGCCAGCCCGTCTGCGGTAACCCGTTTTGAGCGCCTGATGATTTCCATCACTGACAAGCTGGAAGCCCTTGAGACCTCTTCCATCTCTTCAACCTATGAATATACAGAAGATGACATTCTGGAACGCATGCGTACTCATCTGGTGTCTTATAAAGAGAACTTTCATGCGGTAGTGGATGACCGCCACCGCCGGGACCAGCTCATTGACTCAGGTTCACTGGTCGTCGTCAGACAAATTGAGAGCTTGTTGCAGGAAGTCGCGGAAAAACGTGAGATGCCGGCGGCAAAAATTGACCAGCTAAAAATGCATGTAACAGAAGCCGAGAATGCCGCATTGCGTTATCTGGTATCACCGGCACAGCAAAATATCTCCGAGTTTAATGCGTCACTGGCACCAGTTTATTCCCTGCTGGAAAGTGAGTCATCCGCTAACGAAGTAGCAATCCGCGAGCATATTCAACGTCTGGAAGAACGCTTTTTACGGCTGACCCAGATAACCCAAAGCAATATGTTTCTGGTTAATGTGGTCATGGCCGGCTCGGCTAACGAGTTTCTGTATCTCAGCCGCGAGCTTGCCGACCGGGTAAATGCCCGCACCAATCTGATTAACCGCAATGCGCAGAATGCCGCTATCGGGGCGCGGCTTAACGGTGAAATATACTCTGTTATCGCCATCATTCTCGCCTTCGCCTTCGCTATTTTTACTGTGCGCCGGGTCCTCAGCCCTATCCGCTCCATTACTTCTGTGTTTAATCAGCTGGCAGACGGTAAGCAGGTAGATGTATTGCCCGATCTCGACCGTAAAGACGAAATCGGCAAACTGGCCAAAGCAGCCAGCGTATTTAAAGACAAAAATGAGCAGACCCGCTCTCTGCTGAAAAATGCCCAGCAACTGAACGTCCAGCAGGAAGCATTAAACAAAGAACTCGCCGAATCCAAGAAGAAAGCAGAACAGGCCACCGCCTCTAAGAGTATTTTCCTGGCTAACATGAGCCATGAGATCCGCACGCCGCTTAACGGCATCATCGGCCTGCTGGAACTGGCTCATCAACAACCCATGTCAGCCATGCTGAAGGACTATCTGGACAAAGCCTCTTACTCCAGCCAAATCCTTGTCAGTGTGATTAACGACATTCTTGATTTCTCGAAAATTGAAGCCGGCAAGCTGGAACTGGAAAACGTCAGCTTCTCACTGCACTCCATTCTGGATAATCTGCTGGCGGTGGTGAGTTTGCGGGCGCAGGAGAAGAATCTCAGCGTTCATCTGGAGGTCGATCCCAAACTGCCACCACGTATAGTGGGCGACCCTCTGCGGTTATCTCAAATTCTCATGAACATCTGTACCAACGCCGTGAAGTTCACCCAGCAGGGAGCGATTAATGTCACCATTAAAGGCATGGTGAACCAGCAGGGTGATAAAGTGGTTCTGCGCATAGAAGTCGAAGATACCGGTATTGGCATGACCCAGTCGCAGGTTGACCGCATCTTCCAGCCGTTTACGCAGGCTGACGGTTCGACCAACCGTAAATTCGGCGGCTCCGGACTGGGACTGACGATTGTGAAACAGCTTACCGAACTGATGGCCGGTAAACTGAAAGTCACATCAATGCCCAATCACGGTTCTACTTTCGTGATCACCTTACCCATGAAAATACAGTCCGGTCAGAAAGGTATTCTTGCTGATTTGCCCCAGTTGCCGCTGGGCAGCTGTTATTATTCCGACAAGCCGTTGCTGCCGGCAGCCTATATTGAATTGTTGAATCTTCGCTCTGCCCGTCAGCCCCTTGCCATGGTGAAAAATGACGTGGGCGTGCCGCCTGCCGTGCTGGTTGAAATTGCTACCTATGCAGAATTCAAATCCCTGCTACCGCAGTTATCGCTGATAGAGCGGCAAAGTATTCCTGTGGGCATTGTCATGGAAACCCAGACCGGGCAATTGCAGGAGAAAATTCTTAGTCAATGGAAAGGTCCGGTTCTGCTTCATCCGTTTACACCGGCACAGTACCGCCGGTTTGTGTTCCGCCTTGCCGGCATAGAAGATTTTGAACAGTCAACTGAGGTGCCGGATGAATCCACCATGCTGGAAGGTCACATTCTGCTGGTAGAAGACAACAATATAAACCAGGTGGTCACCGGAGAGATGTTGTCTTCACTTGGTCTCACCTTCGATATTGCCGAAGACGGTTTGCAGGCTGTAACTAAAATCAATAATGCGCCGGTATACGACCTGGTGCTTATGGACGTTCAGATGCCGGTAATGGACGGTTACGAAGCCACCCGCAAAATTCGCCAGAAAGGCTTAAGTGAACTGCCCATCATTGGCTTGTCGGCCAACGCCATGAAAGAAGATGCCCAGCAGGCGATGCGTCACGGCATGACGGATTATCTCACCAAGCCGCTAAAACGTGCAGCGCTGGCCTCCATGCTGAAACGTTTTTTACAGGCCGAGTCCGGCGGACAATCTGCACGCAATAACAGTCAGCATAAATAG